In Chitinophaga nivalis, a single genomic region encodes these proteins:
- a CDS encoding phenylacetate--CoA ligase family protein, which yields MYIPDIELQSAVAIRNFQEKEVMRLLGYLREFSPFYRSWFRQHNIQPDNVQSLDDFSLIPPVTKEDLQAYNWDFLCVDKSKIAEYTTTSGTLGKPVIIALTEKDLQRLTYNEYISFCCADGSDSDIYQLMLTLDRQFMAGMAYYNGIRKLGAGVLRVGPGVPSMQWENIRRIQPTTIVGVPSFIVKLIAYAKEHQIDINATSVKKAVCIGENIRNTDFSLNVLGKKITEQWNIQLYSTYASTEMQTAFTECKAGKGGHHHPELLYVELLDENNQPVEPGQAGEVTITTLGVEGMPLLRYKTGDICQYEQDQCSCGRHTLRLSPVIGRKKQMIKYKGTTLYPPAFFDLLNDMEDVKEFVVEVFSNELGTDEVLLHLWPREESEEVDRKIKSYLQAKLRVIPQVRYCGQQEIMRMLFPENSRKPVKFIDNRS from the coding sequence ATGTATATACCGGATATAGAGCTGCAATCAGCGGTAGCGATCAGGAATTTTCAGGAAAAAGAAGTCATGCGGTTGTTGGGGTATCTGCGGGAATTTTCGCCGTTTTACCGGTCATGGTTCCGGCAGCATAACATACAGCCTGATAATGTGCAATCACTGGATGATTTTTCCCTTATTCCACCGGTAACCAAAGAAGACCTGCAGGCATACAACTGGGACTTTTTATGCGTGGATAAAAGCAAGATTGCAGAATACACGACTACTTCCGGTACGCTGGGAAAACCTGTTATCATTGCCCTCACGGAAAAAGACCTGCAGCGTTTAACCTACAATGAATACATTTCATTTTGCTGCGCAGACGGATCCGACAGCGATATTTATCAGCTGATGCTGACACTTGACCGGCAGTTTATGGCCGGTATGGCGTATTACAATGGTATCCGTAAGCTGGGTGCCGGCGTACTGCGCGTGGGACCGGGTGTACCTAGTATGCAATGGGAAAATATCCGGCGTATACAGCCCACCACGATTGTGGGCGTACCCTCTTTCATTGTAAAGTTGATTGCCTATGCAAAGGAACATCAGATCGATATTAATGCCACTTCTGTGAAGAAGGCGGTATGTATCGGGGAGAATATCCGGAACACGGATTTTTCGCTGAATGTACTGGGAAAGAAAATCACAGAGCAGTGGAATATACAGCTGTATTCCACCTATGCCTCCACCGAAATGCAGACGGCTTTTACGGAATGCAAAGCCGGCAAGGGCGGACATCATCATCCGGAATTGTTGTATGTGGAACTGCTGGATGAAAACAATCAGCCGGTAGAACCAGGGCAGGCAGGGGAAGTTACCATTACCACGCTGGGAGTGGAAGGCATGCCGCTGCTGCGTTATAAAACAGGGGATATTTGTCAGTATGAACAGGATCAATGTAGTTGTGGCCGGCATACCCTGCGTTTATCGCCGGTGATAGGCCGTAAAAAGCAGATGATCAAATATAAGGGCACTACCTTGTATCCGCCGGCATTTTTTGATTTGCTGAATGATATGGAAGATGTGAAGGAATTTGTGGTGGAAGTATTTTCCAATGAGCTGGGTACCGATGAAGTGTTGCTGCATCTATGGCCGCGCGAGGAATCAGAGGAGGTAGACCGTAAAATAAAATCCTATCTGCAGGCCAAGTTGCGGGTGATACCGCAGGTGCGGTATTGCGGCCAGCAGGAAATAATGCGGATGCTGTTTCCTGAAAACAGCAGGAAACCGGTTAAGTTTATCGATAACAGAAGTTAA
- a CDS encoding DUF6702 family protein, with amino-acid sequence MGLLLCKWWMAMWLTMMHPFYASVTEITHNAAKKELEVSCRIFADDLENALKAQYDTHFDIIRPANRKQVEAYIAAYLSQHLTVNLDGRNIVLRFIGYKIEEDAVWSFLEATDVPAPKQVQVKNDVLYNRHPSQTNMIHVIVGGERKSIKLDNPNATAVLRF; translated from the coding sequence GTGGGTTTATTATTATGTAAATGGTGGATGGCCATGTGGTTGACGATGATGCATCCTTTCTATGCCAGTGTAACAGAAATTACACACAATGCCGCCAAAAAGGAACTGGAAGTCAGCTGCCGTATTTTCGCAGATGACCTGGAGAACGCGCTGAAAGCCCAGTATGACACACACTTCGACATTATCCGACCAGCCAACCGTAAACAGGTAGAAGCTTATATCGCTGCCTACCTGTCACAGCATCTCACGGTTAACCTGGATGGCAGGAATATTGTACTAAGATTTATCGGTTATAAGATTGAAGAAGATGCAGTGTGGAGTTTTCTTGAAGCCACGGATGTGCCGGCGCCTAAACAAGTACAGGTAAAAAATGATGTACTGTACAACCGACACCCGTCTCAGACGAATATGATTCATGTGATTGTAGGTGGGGAAAGGAAAAGTATAAAGCTTGACAATCCAAATGCAACAGCAGTCCTAAGGTTTTAG
- a CDS encoding M1 family metallopeptidase, with protein sequence MRKSFYLLGMLCCGTIALSAQQNPGSNHGNRFEQLGTMLQSPNMYRSASGAPGPKYWQQRADYDITATLDDDKQRLTGAETITYFNNSPDPLTYLWLQLDENEHDPKSDNRSFDGSRMSDKMTLSQLNKILPPAGDWGTKITKVTDAAGKALSYTINQTMMRIDLPNTLMPGEKVQLKVEWWYNLSDRMSIGGRGGFEYFPEDKNYLYTITQWYPRLAVYSDFQGWQNKQFTGRGEFALAFGNYRVRMNVPADHIVGATGECQNYREVLTPAQYQRWQQAKQSKEPVEVVTLEEAKKAIQQKVAARKTWVYEAQHVRDFALVSSRRLVWDAMATPVEGNQVMAMSYYGPEAYPLYRRYSTKVVAHTLKSYSKHTIPYPYPVAISVEAANGMEYPMICFNYGRADKDGTYSEATKNGMIGVVIHEVGHNFFPMIVNSDERQWSWMDEGLNTFCQFMAETEWDPEFPSQRGPAHKIVDYMKMPKDQLEPVMTNSENIIEFGPNAYAKPATALNILRETVMGRELFDFAFREYARRWAFKHPTPADFFRTMEDASAVDLDWFWRGWFFGTEPVDIALDSVKWYRMDGKNPETTASAAREAYEKGKDHIARQRNKAAGITYPVLQDTSLQDFYSKWNRFEVRSEDKAAYEQFYNGLSAEEKRMYDSKKNFYEVTFSNKGGLVMPLIIEWTFTDGTKETDRISAYIWRKNENQVTKVFAKDKTVATVKLDPLRETADIDENNNSWPREAAPSRFELFKANTAPRGASSGDNPMKKRNQ encoded by the coding sequence ATGAGAAAAAGTTTTTACCTGCTCGGTATGCTTTGTTGCGGCACAATAGCGTTGTCTGCACAGCAAAATCCGGGGTCCAACCACGGCAATCGTTTTGAACAACTGGGTACGATGTTGCAGTCACCCAACATGTACCGTTCCGCTTCCGGTGCTCCCGGTCCGAAATACTGGCAGCAACGCGCCGATTATGATATCACGGCCACACTTGATGACGACAAGCAACGGCTCACCGGCGCTGAAACCATTACTTATTTCAACAACTCGCCGGACCCGCTGACCTATCTGTGGCTACAGCTCGATGAAAATGAGCATGATCCGAAAAGCGATAACCGCTCCTTTGATGGCAGCCGGATGTCGGATAAAATGACCCTTTCGCAGCTCAATAAAATACTGCCGCCTGCCGGCGACTGGGGCACGAAAATTACCAAAGTAACCGATGCAGCCGGAAAGGCCCTGTCCTATACCATCAACCAGACGATGATGCGTATAGACCTGCCCAACACCCTGATGCCAGGTGAAAAAGTACAGCTGAAAGTGGAGTGGTGGTATAACCTCTCCGATCGCATGAGCATCGGCGGTCGTGGTGGATTCGAATATTTTCCGGAAGATAAAAACTACCTGTATACCATCACCCAGTGGTATCCGCGCCTGGCCGTGTATTCCGACTTCCAGGGCTGGCAGAACAAACAGTTCACCGGCAGAGGAGAATTTGCCCTCGCCTTCGGTAATTATCGTGTACGCATGAACGTGCCTGCCGATCATATCGTAGGAGCTACCGGCGAATGTCAGAACTACCGCGAAGTGCTTACACCGGCACAGTACCAACGCTGGCAGCAGGCGAAACAAAGTAAAGAACCTGTGGAAGTGGTAACACTGGAGGAGGCGAAAAAAGCCATACAGCAAAAAGTAGCTGCCCGTAAAACATGGGTATACGAAGCACAGCATGTGCGCGACTTTGCCCTTGTATCTTCCCGCAGGCTGGTATGGGATGCCATGGCAACACCCGTGGAAGGTAACCAGGTAATGGCTATGTCTTACTATGGACCGGAAGCCTATCCGCTATATCGCCGCTATTCCACCAAAGTGGTGGCACATACCTTGAAGTCTTATTCCAAACATACCATTCCTTATCCGTACCCGGTAGCCATTTCCGTGGAAGCCGCCAACGGGATGGAATATCCGATGATTTGTTTCAACTACGGCCGGGCAGACAAAGACGGCACCTATTCAGAAGCAACAAAGAATGGGATGATCGGGGTAGTCATTCATGAGGTAGGGCATAACTTCTTCCCGATGATCGTTAACTCCGACGAGCGGCAGTGGTCCTGGATGGATGAAGGCCTGAATACCTTCTGCCAGTTTATGGCAGAAACAGAGTGGGATCCGGAGTTCCCCTCACAGCGGGGACCGGCACATAAGATTGTGGATTACATGAAAATGCCGAAAGACCAGCTGGAACCAGTGATGACCAACTCCGAAAATATTATTGAATTTGGTCCGAATGCCTATGCCAAACCGGCTACGGCACTGAATATACTGCGGGAAACGGTGATGGGACGCGAATTGTTTGATTTTGCTTTCCGGGAATATGCCCGTCGCTGGGCTTTCAAACACCCTACGCCTGCCGACTTTTTCCGCACCATGGAAGATGCTTCTGCAGTAGACCTGGATTGGTTCTGGCGCGGATGGTTCTTTGGTACGGAGCCTGTGGATATCGCACTGGATAGTGTGAAATGGTACCGGATGGATGGTAAAAACCCGGAAACCACAGCCAGTGCTGCCAGAGAGGCGTACGAAAAAGGTAAAGACCACATTGCCCGTCAGCGGAACAAGGCGGCTGGTATCACCTATCCGGTACTCCAGGATACCAGCTTGCAGGATTTCTACAGCAAATGGAACCGCTTTGAAGTACGGTCCGAAGATAAAGCTGCCTACGAGCAGTTCTACAACGGTTTGTCTGCAGAAGAAAAACGGATGTACGACAGCAAAAAGAATTTTTACGAAGTCACCTTTAGCAATAAAGGAGGCCTGGTAATGCCGCTGATCATTGAGTGGACGTTTACCGACGGCACGAAGGAAACAGACCGGATTTCGGCCTATATCTGGCGTAAAAACGAAAACCAGGTAACGAAGGTGTTTGCTAAAGATAAAACGGTAGCCACCGTAAAGCTGGACCCGCTGCGTGAAACCGCAGATATCGATGAAAATAACAACAGCTGGCCCCGGGAGGCTGCCCCCTCCAGGTTTGAGCTGTTCAAAGCCAATACGGCGCCACGAGGTGCCAGTTCAGGCGATAATCCGATGAAGAAAAGAAATCAGTAA
- a CDS encoding SusD/RagB family nutrient-binding outer membrane lipoprotein, which translates to MNYKAFKKAGLVLAVAALSLGSCTKNFEELNKDPYGSTDQDLEGDFAIVAAQLQQAQRSIYLFTPVPDFQVQQNLFGDIFSGYMMTPANFAGNKNNTTYFIIDGWNGTPWNVAYANVMNPSYKAGVFSKGKFDDTYAMSKLLRVEAFHRLSDLYGPIIYTKYNQPNSEGGIDFDSQKDAYYAFFADLKEAIDILTPLKDKSSSIIFTKADLVYGGKYDRWLKFANTLRLRLALRIVNIDPAKAKAEGEAALANAGGLLSTVDDNFLVSIGSTTHPLNTISDSWKDIRMGAPVESILGGYADPRLPKYFKPAIDPNPAVFGTYKGIRNGINIDDKGRYQGYSELAFFESKIQLMTTAEAWFLKSEAAIRNWAGAGSAQANYEAGIQASFEQHKLPNAAAYYNNSTLKPKPYIDPKAITAGENDIKEGSPYLSTITIKWEDAAVFETKLERILTQKWIANYPEGQEAWSEFRRTGYPKLFPVVVNASGGTVDTKKFIRRSIFPSNEYATNAAAVQKAISTLSVPKDVAGTPLWWDTK; encoded by the coding sequence ATGAACTATAAAGCATTCAAAAAAGCAGGACTGGTACTCGCTGTGGCAGCGCTGAGTTTGGGTAGCTGTACCAAAAATTTCGAAGAGCTTAATAAAGATCCATACGGTTCCACCGATCAAGACCTCGAAGGTGATTTCGCCATCGTAGCAGCCCAGCTGCAACAGGCGCAACGCAGTATATACCTATTTACTCCAGTACCGGACTTTCAGGTACAACAAAACCTGTTTGGCGATATTTTCAGTGGTTATATGATGACGCCCGCCAACTTTGCAGGAAATAAAAACAACACCACCTATTTTATCATTGATGGCTGGAACGGTACCCCGTGGAACGTTGCCTATGCCAACGTGATGAACCCTTCCTATAAAGCCGGCGTTTTCTCCAAAGGAAAATTCGATGATACCTATGCCATGTCTAAACTCCTGCGTGTGGAAGCGTTCCACCGTTTGAGCGATTTATATGGTCCGATCATCTACACCAAATACAACCAGCCCAACAGCGAGGGAGGAATTGATTTCGACAGCCAGAAAGATGCTTACTATGCATTTTTTGCGGACCTGAAAGAAGCCATCGATATCCTGACGCCGCTTAAAGATAAAAGCAGCAGCATTATCTTTACCAAGGCCGACCTGGTATATGGCGGAAAATACGATCGCTGGCTGAAATTTGCCAATACCCTGAGACTTCGCCTGGCATTACGTATTGTTAACATCGATCCGGCAAAAGCAAAAGCAGAAGGAGAAGCAGCCCTGGCCAACGCTGGTGGATTACTGTCTACTGTAGATGACAATTTCCTCGTAAGCATTGGTAGTACTACCCACCCACTGAATACGATCAGTGATTCCTGGAAGGATATCCGCATGGGTGCTCCTGTTGAATCTATCCTGGGTGGCTATGCAGATCCTCGTCTGCCGAAATATTTCAAACCGGCCATCGATCCGAATCCAGCAGTATTTGGTACCTACAAAGGTATTCGCAACGGTATCAATATAGATGACAAAGGACGCTACCAGGGTTATTCAGAACTGGCCTTTTTCGAGAGCAAAATACAGCTGATGACCACTGCAGAAGCCTGGTTCCTGAAATCTGAAGCAGCCATCCGTAACTGGGCAGGCGCCGGAAGTGCACAGGCTAACTACGAAGCTGGTATCCAGGCATCGTTCGAACAGCATAAACTGCCGAATGCCGCCGCTTACTATAATAACAGCACCCTGAAACCTAAACCTTACATCGATCCAAAAGCAATTACTGCCGGAGAGAACGACATCAAGGAAGGTTCTCCTTACCTCAGCACCATCACCATCAAATGGGAAGATGCGGCTGTCTTTGAAACAAAACTGGAACGTATCCTCACCCAGAAATGGATTGCCAATTATCCGGAAGGTCAGGAAGCCTGGAGCGAATTCCGTCGCACCGGTTATCCTAAACTGTTCCCGGTAGTGGTAAACGCCAGTGGCGGTACCGTAGATACTAAAAAATTCATCCGGAGATCCATATTTCCAAGCAATGAATATGCTACCAACGCGGCAGCTGTGCAGAAAGCCATCAGTACCCTGAGCGTGCCGAAAGATGTAGCAGGTACCCCGCTGTGGTGGGATACCAAATGA
- a CDS encoding alpha/beta hydrolase has product MKKYITFFLFISLWQTTRATVTDTVAIYSNAMHTSYKCVVITPDAAGKGTQRFPVVYLLHGHGGNYANWINKVPALQELAESFGCIIVCPDGAVGSWYVDSPVDSAFRYETYIAKEVPAYIDHRYPTLATPRYRAITGLSMGGHGALYLAIRHPEIFGAAGSISGGVDIRPFPKNWDIAKRLGPAGNKGTNWNDYTVINLVDKIKPGSLPLIIDCGVKDFFIDVNRNLHQKLLQLGIPHDYIERPGEHNWAYWSNAIHYQLLFFHRYFQ; this is encoded by the coding sequence ATGAAAAAATACATCACGTTTTTCCTCTTTATTTCGCTGTGGCAAACAACCCGGGCAACGGTGACGGACACGGTGGCGATCTACAGCAATGCGATGCACACCAGCTACAAATGTGTGGTGATCACACCGGATGCTGCCGGTAAAGGAACGCAGCGGTTTCCTGTTGTATATCTGTTGCATGGGCACGGCGGTAATTATGCCAACTGGATAAATAAGGTACCCGCCCTGCAGGAGCTGGCGGAATCCTTTGGATGTATCATTGTATGCCCGGATGGTGCGGTCGGCAGCTGGTATGTAGACAGTCCGGTAGACAGCGCCTTTCGTTATGAAACCTACATCGCGAAAGAAGTACCGGCGTATATCGATCACCGTTACCCCACGCTGGCAACACCCCGTTACCGGGCTATTACCGGATTGAGTATGGGCGGCCATGGTGCTTTATACCTGGCTATCCGGCATCCCGAAATTTTTGGGGCAGCAGGGAGTATAAGTGGTGGGGTAGATATCCGGCCTTTCCCAAAAAACTGGGATATCGCCAAAAGACTGGGGCCGGCAGGAAACAAAGGCACTAACTGGAATGATTATACGGTGATCAACCTGGTAGATAAAATAAAACCCGGTAGCCTCCCTTTGATCATTGACTGTGGGGTAAAGGATTTTTTTATTGATGTTAACCGCAATCTGCACCAGAAGTTGTTACAACTGGGTATTCCGCATGATTATATAGAAAGGCCGGGCGAACATAATTGGGCTTACTGGAGCAATGCAATACATTATCAGCTGTTGTTTTTCCACAGGTATTTTCAATAG
- a CDS encoding holo-ACP synthase: MILGIGTDITDVARIAAKLSKGTGFRDLVFTPLEIAYCDAQTIPAESYAARFAAKEAFLKALGTGWGNGGVNFNEIEIRNNTAGKPDLFLIGTATERYAPAGITKIWVSLSHEKNAAVAMVILEGNNQLSS, encoded by the coding sequence ATGATCCTGGGTATAGGAACAGATATTACCGATGTGGCGCGGATAGCGGCCAAACTCAGTAAAGGTACCGGGTTCCGGGACCTGGTGTTTACGCCGCTGGAAATTGCCTATTGTGACGCGCAAACGATCCCGGCTGAAAGTTATGCCGCCCGTTTTGCGGCAAAAGAGGCTTTTTTAAAGGCTTTAGGCACCGGTTGGGGGAATGGAGGCGTAAACTTCAATGAGATCGAAATAAGGAACAATACGGCCGGAAAACCGGACTTGTTTTTAATCGGTACTGCCACGGAAAGATATGCACCGGCAGGCATCACTAAAATATGGGTATCATTGTCGCATGAAAAAAATGCGGCAGTAGCCATGGTCATCCTCGAAGGAAACAATCAGTTATCATCATGA
- a CDS encoding HupE/UreJ family protein — protein MDELYFQLGWQHILNWDAYDHILFVIALSAIYVLRDWKKVLVLVTAFTIGHSITLALSVLHIIRIPGALIEFLIPVTICITAFSNIVRKEEAPRHLQLNYFYALFFGLIHGLGFSNYLKSLLGSQANIVQPLLGFNIGLEFGQILIVLTVLLLSAVAVNMAGVKRRDWNMFLSSATFGIAFLMVLQGIRAALIN, from the coding sequence ATGGATGAATTGTATTTTCAGCTGGGATGGCAACATATTCTTAACTGGGACGCGTATGATCATATTCTTTTTGTGATAGCACTGAGCGCTATCTATGTATTACGGGACTGGAAAAAAGTATTGGTACTGGTCACCGCATTTACAATCGGACATTCTATTACGCTGGCATTGAGTGTACTACATATTATTCGTATACCCGGCGCGCTGATAGAATTTCTGATACCGGTTACCATCTGTATCACGGCCTTTTCCAATATTGTCCGGAAAGAAGAAGCACCACGTCATTTGCAGCTGAATTATTTTTATGCCTTGTTTTTTGGACTGATCCACGGACTCGGGTTCTCCAATTACCTGAAAAGCCTGTTGGGGAGCCAGGCAAACATTGTTCAACCATTATTAGGATTTAATATAGGACTGGAATTTGGCCAGATCCTGATTGTGTTGACGGTACTGTTACTGTCGGCAGTAGCCGTAAATATGGCGGGGGTAAAACGGCGCGACTGGAATATGTTCCTGTCATCCGCTACCTTTGGCATCGCGTTTTTAATGGTGCTGCAGGGAATAAGAGCAGCACTGATCAATTAA
- a CDS encoding SusC/RagA family TonB-linked outer membrane protein, translated as MKKHPGLTKVCAMAGLALTSILADHAYVKAAGYSNSSTTSFRSILQEKEISGTVRDNKGNPLPGVTVQVKGGSRGTQTNANGQYHITAKAGDVLIFTSVGFGSQEQTVGNSATLNARLEDNVKGLNELVVTALGIQRKAKDLTYSTQQVKGEDLTTVKESNVLNSLSGKVSGLQVNRSASGVGGSARVILRGQKSIRENQPLYVIDGVPIANFTSAQPSDLWGQASGASSGGRDGGDILSTINPDDIESINVLKGASASALYGSQAANGVIMISTKKGKVGQAKIVYSSNFTIDRPAYRPELQYDYKQSGPDEKYSWGPKGSSPDHVKNFFQTGTTWINSVNVSGGTEKAQTYFSYSNTTNKGIIPTSKFGQHTVNFRETAKFLNDKLSLDANVQMTTQKAYNRPTSGLYYNALTGLYLFPRGLDFEGYKNNYEYFSPSRNMYLQDWWNINAEKNLAGNDIQQNPYWILNRNITDNRKDNIIASLAVRYTLNDWLSIQARGNVNKSWDKYELKANAGTQTTIADKNGRYTYDFLSSTQYYGDVLLVGNKKLSDKIGFNFTAGTSITDLRQDRTFMDSKDADLAFANVFHIGNINLNTASKVTPTGQRRQLQSVFGTVGFNLSEKVFLDLTARNDWSSTLAFTPNLKKGYLYYSAGLNAILSDIVQLPKFVDYAKVRGSFARVGNDVAQFSTLPVNRITAGLLTSNTSGAYLGQTLKPEMTTSIEFGTEWRLLDNRLNFDITWYNSHTKDQYFDFAISSGYLYPNAFINAGNVQNTGIEASLGYQVIKQKDLTWQTNFNFTRNRNKIIELAPQLKGDYVITPRGNNVNNYALMLHEGSSFGDIYGREFQRADDGSIIVDDKGNPQSKPGKLSYLGNPTPKFLLGWSNTVTWKQLSLSVLIDGRFGGKVMSITQAMLDEFGVSKASADARENGGVDIPATKIGGGKFTGKIPAQTFYGGVGGRAGITEYYMYDATNIRLRELALTYAVPLRTNVIKDLKVGFVGRNLFFFTKKAPYDPELSMSTDNGVQGVDVFGLPATRSFGLNVKCAF; from the coding sequence ATGAAAAAACACCCAGGCCTTACGAAAGTGTGTGCTATGGCAGGTCTTGCACTCACTTCCATATTAGCAGACCATGCATATGTGAAGGCTGCCGGCTATTCTAATTCATCCACGACTTCCTTCCGCAGTATCTTACAGGAAAAAGAAATCAGCGGAACAGTACGTGACAACAAAGGTAACCCCTTGCCAGGTGTTACTGTACAGGTAAAAGGGGGATCCCGTGGTACCCAGACCAATGCCAACGGCCAATATCATATTACTGCCAAAGCAGGGGATGTACTTATTTTTACCTCTGTGGGTTTTGGCTCACAGGAACAAACAGTTGGTAACAGCGCTACACTCAATGCCAGACTGGAAGACAATGTAAAAGGCCTGAATGAGCTGGTAGTAACCGCCCTCGGTATCCAGCGTAAAGCCAAAGACCTCACTTATTCCACACAACAGGTAAAAGGGGAAGACCTGACTACCGTTAAAGAAAGTAACGTGCTGAACAGCCTGTCCGGTAAAGTATCCGGCTTACAGGTAAACCGCAGTGCTTCCGGTGTAGGTGGTTCTGCCCGTGTTATTTTACGCGGACAAAAATCTATCCGGGAAAATCAGCCACTGTACGTGATTGATGGTGTACCCATTGCCAACTTCACCAGTGCGCAACCTTCCGACCTTTGGGGTCAGGCATCCGGCGCTTCTTCCGGTGGCCGTGACGGGGGTGATATCTTAAGTACCATCAACCCGGATGATATTGAGAGCATCAACGTATTAAAAGGTGCTTCTGCTTCTGCGCTTTATGGTAGCCAGGCTGCCAACGGGGTAATTATGATTTCCACTAAAAAAGGAAAAGTGGGTCAGGCGAAAATCGTTTATTCTTCCAACTTTACGATTGACAGACCTGCTTACCGCCCGGAGCTGCAATATGACTATAAACAAAGCGGCCCTGACGAGAAATATAGCTGGGGTCCAAAAGGTAGTAGCCCTGATCATGTGAAAAACTTTTTTCAGACCGGTACTACCTGGATTAATTCCGTGAATGTTTCAGGAGGCACAGAAAAAGCACAGACCTATTTCTCCTATTCCAATACCACGAACAAAGGCATTATCCCTACTTCCAAGTTCGGACAGCATACTGTTAATTTCAGAGAAACTGCAAAATTCCTGAACGATAAACTGAGTCTGGATGCGAATGTGCAGATGACTACCCAGAAAGCATACAACCGGCCTACTTCCGGATTATACTACAATGCGCTGACCGGTTTATACTTATTCCCCAGAGGATTGGATTTCGAAGGATATAAAAATAACTATGAGTACTTCTCTCCTTCCCGCAACATGTACCTGCAGGACTGGTGGAATATCAATGCGGAGAAGAATCTGGCAGGAAACGACATTCAACAGAATCCTTATTGGATCCTGAACAGAAATATAACAGATAACCGTAAGGATAACATCATCGCTTCCCTCGCTGTTCGTTACACCCTGAATGACTGGTTAAGCATCCAGGCACGTGGTAACGTCAACAAATCATGGGATAAATATGAACTGAAAGCCAATGCAGGTACGCAAACTACCATCGCAGACAAAAACGGACGTTACACTTACGACTTCCTGAGCAGCACCCAATATTATGGTGATGTATTACTGGTAGGTAACAAAAAACTGTCTGACAAAATTGGTTTCAACTTTACGGCCGGTACCAGCATCACAGATCTACGTCAGGACCGTACTTTCATGGACTCCAAAGATGCTGATTTAGCTTTTGCCAACGTATTCCATATTGGTAATATCAACCTGAATACCGCATCCAAGGTAACGCCTACCGGTCAGAGAAGACAGCTACAGTCTGTATTCGGTACCGTAGGTTTCAACCTCAGCGAAAAAGTATTCCTGGATCTGACCGCACGTAACGACTGGTCTTCCACCCTGGCATTTACCCCTAATTTGAAAAAAGGTTACCTCTACTACTCTGCCGGGCTAAATGCCATCCTCAGCGACATTGTGCAACTGCCTAAATTTGTAGATTATGCCAAAGTACGCGGTTCCTTCGCGAGAGTGGGTAACGACGTAGCACAATTTTCTACCCTGCCGGTAAACCGGATCACCGCAGGTTTATTAACTTCCAATACTTCCGGCGCTTATCTGGGTCAAACCCTGAAACCGGAAATGACTACCTCTATTGAATTTGGTACCGAGTGGAGATTGCTGGATAACCGCCTGAACTTTGACATTACCTGGTATAATTCTCATACAAAAGACCAGTACTTCGACTTTGCGATTTCTTCCGGATACCTGTATCCGAATGCATTCATCAATGCCGGTAACGTACAAAACACCGGTATCGAAGCTTCCCTTGGCTATCAGGTAATCAAACAGAAAGATCTCACCTGGCAGACTAACTTCAACTTCACCCGTAACCGCAATAAAATCATTGAACTGGCGCCACAGCTGAAAGGTGATTACGTGATTACGCCAAGAGGCAACAACGTAAACAACTATGCCCTGATGCTGCATGAGGGTAGTTCTTTCGGTGATATCTATGGTCGTGAATTCCAGCGTGCAGACGATGGTTCCATTATTGTAGACGATAAAGGCAACCCACAAAGCAAACCTGGTAAACTGTCTTACCTCGGTAACCCGACTCCTAAATTCCTGCTGGGATGGTCTAACACTGTGACCTGGAAACAACTGAGTCTGAGCGTGCTGATAGATGGTCGTTTCGGTGGTAAAGTGATGAGCATCACCCAGGCAATGCTGGATGAATTCGGTGTGTCTAAGGCTAGTGCTGATGCCCGTGAGAATGGCGGTGTAGACATTCCTGCTACCAAAATCGGTGGTGGTAAATTTACCGGTAAAATACCTGCTCAAACATTCTATGGCGGCGTAGGTGGTCGTGCCGGTATCACTGAATACTATATGTATGATGCTACCAACATCCGTTTAAGAGAACTCGCCCTGACTTATGCAGTTCCATTACGTACCAATGTTATCAAAGATCTGAAAGTAGGTTTTGTTGGCCGCAATCTGTTCTTCTTCACCAAAAAAGCGCCTTATGATCCAGAATTGAGTATGAGTACCGACAACGGCGTACAAGGTGTGGATGTATTCGGATTACCGGCTACCCGCAGTTTTGGCTTGAATGTGAAATGTGCATTTTAA